CAGGGCGTCTGGGTGCCGGAGCGGTACCTGCCCGCGGCCGGTGTCGGACGTCGCACCCGGTCACCGCGCGACGATCGGCTGGACGGCGCGGCGCTGCTGGCCGCGCAAGGGCTGGCTGGCGCGCCGCCCGGCGCGGACGCCGTGGTGCGCGACGTCGACCTGACCCTGCACGCCGGTCGGGCGACGGCGCTGGTCGGGCCGAACGGCGCCGGCAAGACGACGCTCGCCCACGTGCTGGCCGGCCTGACCCGACCCGTGGCGGGTTCGCTCACCGCCGCCCCGGCGTTGGCCCGCGGCCTGTCCGGGCCGCCGCACCGCTGGCGGGCCCGCGACCTGGTCACCCGGATCGGCACGGTCTTCCAGGAGCCGCAGCACCAGTTCGTCGCCGCGACGGTGCGCGAGGAGCTCGCAGTGGGACCGCGGCGGGCGGGTCGGTCCGCGGCCCAGGTGGACGGCCGGGTCGACGAGCTGCTGACCCGACTGCACCTGCGGCACCTGTCGCAGGCCAACCCGTTCACCCTCAGCGGCGGCGAGCAACGCCGACTGTCGGTGGCGACCGCGCTGGCCACTGGGCCTTCGCTGCTGGTGCTCGACGAGCCGACGTTCGGGCAGGACGCGCGGACCTGGGCCGAGCTCGTCGACCTGCTCCGCGAGCTGCTGGACGACGGCACCGGCGTGCTCGCCGTCACCCACGACGAGGCGCTGGTGACCGCCCTGGCGGACGACGTCCACGAGCTGCCTGGCCCGTTGACGCCCTGGCAGGTGGTGTCCGCATGACCGTGATCTCGTTGCAGCGCAGCCACTTCGACGCCACCGCACCGTTGGCCCGGGCGAACCCGGTCGCCAAGCTCGTGGCGTCCACGGTGATCGCGTTCGGGTTGCTGCTGAGCGTGGACGTCGTCACCGCAGGGACCGCGCTGGTGCTCGAGCTGCTGGTGCTGCCGCTCGCCGGGCTGACGCTGGTCGCCCTGCTCCGGCGCTCGGTGGTCGTGCTGCTCGGCGCCGTTCCCGCGGGCGTCGCGGCTGTGCTCTTCGGCGTGGACTCCGGCGCCACGCTGCTCGACCTGGGACCGATCAGCATCACCGAGGGCTCGCTGGCCTCCGGTGTCGCGATCAGCCTGCGCATCCTGGCCATCGGGCTGCCCGGCATCATCCTGCTCTCGACGACTGACCCGACCGACCTCGCCGACGGGCTCGCGCAGGTGCTGCGCCTGCCGTCGCGGGTGACCCTGGCGGCCCTCGCCGCGACCCGGCTGCTCGGCGTGATGGCGGCGGACTGGCGCTCGATGTCGTTGGCGCGCCGGGCTCGTGGCCTCGGCGGCGACGGTCCGGTCGGTGCCGTCCGGGCCGCCGCCGGTCAGGTGTTCGCGTTGCTCGTGCTGGCGATCCGCCGGTCCACCGTGCTCGCGACCACGATGGAGTCGCGCGGGTTCGGCACCGACCAGCCGCGCACCTGGGCCCGCGAGAGCCGGCTGCACTGGGTGGACGTGGTGGTCGTCCTCGGCTCGGTGGTGCTGATCGCGGTGGCCATCGCCGCCGGGGTCGCCGCAGGCACCTGGCACCTGCTGCTCACGTGATCAGGATGCGACCGGCTGCCCGGACCAGCGCGCGGCGGTCCGTCGCGGTCAGGTTGGCGGTCAGCGTCTCCACCTGATCGGCGAAGGCGGCGCCGACCTGCTCGGCCAGCGCGCGACCCTCGGCGGTGATGATCACGTGCACGACCCGCCGGTCCGAGGTACTGGGCCGGCGGACCACCAGCCCGCGCCGCTCGGCCCGGTCGACCAGGCCGCTGACGCTCGACTTGTCCAGGCCGAGGTGCTGGCCCAGCTCGTTCATGGTGGGCTCGTGGTCGCGCAGGATGCCGCCCAGGCGGACCTGCGCCAGGGACAGCCCGTGCTCGGCGGCCAGGTCGCTCAGCGTTCCCTGCACCAGGAACGAGAGCCGGGCCAGGACGTCCACGAGATCGGTTCGGTCGCTCACGTCTCCCACCCTACTTGAACTAGTACGTGTCGCGAACTACATTGGTTCGTGTCACGAACATTTCGTTGAGAGGCACTGCCATGCGCGTGAACGCCGCCGTCGTCCGATCGTTCGACGAGCCGCCCCACCACGAGGGGTTCGACCTCCCTGACCCGACAGGCGCGGACCAGGCCGTGGTCGACGTCCTCGCGGCAGGTCTGCACCCACGGGTGCGCAGCGGCGCGTCCGGGCGGCACTACACCAGCACCGGCCGGCTGCCGCTGGTGCCGGGCATCGACGGTGTCGGGCGGCTTGCGGACGGGCGGCTGGTCTACTTCGTCACGGACGACGACCTGCCCGGCTCGATGGCCGCGCGGGCGGTCATCGACACCCGTCGGATGGTCGTCCTACCTGAGGACGTCGACGTCGTCCGGGTCGCCGCCGCGATGAACCCCGCGATGTCGTCCTGGGTGGCGCTGCGCCGGCGCGTCCCGATCGAGCCCGGGCAGTCCGTCCTGGTGCTGGGGGCGACCGGCAACGCCGGGCAGATGGCCGTCCAGGTCGCCAAGCGGCTCGGCGCCGGTCGAGTGGTCGGCGCGGGTCGCAACCCCGCCGCCCTCGCGCTGCTGGCCGGGCTGGGCGCCGACGTCACGGTCGCGCTGGGGGAGGACGACGACGCGGCCGCGGCGATGCTGGCGGCCGCCGCGAGCGAGGTCGACCTCGTCCTGGACTACCTCTGGGCCGCACCGGCCGCGAGCGCCATGATGGCGCTGCTGCGGGCGCGGGCTGACCGTAGCCGGGCGCTCGACTGGATCCAGATCGGCTCCGTGGCCGGACCCACCCTCGAGCTCCCTTCGGTGGCGTTGCGCTCGGCGAACCTGCGGATCCAGGGCAACGGGCAGGGTGCGGTCTCCACCCGGGCCTACGTGGCCGAGTTGCCGTCGCTGGTGGAGGAGATCAGCTCCGGTCGGCTGGCGGTCAACGCGCGCGCCGTGCCGCTGGCCGACGTCGAGGCGGCCTGGACCGCCTCGGACGTGCCCGGCGTCCGCACCGTCCTGCAGCCTTGACCCAGGCTTGAGGTTCGCTGGGGGTGGCCATAGGGCGGCCGCCGCGAGAGTCAGCTCGTCAACCTGACCGACGAGCAAGGAGCAGTCCCATGATCCGTCCCCGACTCGCAGCGGTGGTCGCCGCGTCCGCCACCCTGGCCGTCAGCGGCCTCGCCTACGGCCTGGCGTCCAGCTCGGCCGCGACGCCGAGCACCGCGACGGTCTCGTCGACCACCTCCACGTCGAGCCCGTCCACCTCCGACGACGACCCGACCACGAGCCCGACCGCGACGTCCCGGCCGACGTCCAGCGCGACGTCCAGCGCGACGTCGAGCCCGACCGCATCACCGAGCACGTCCGACGACCGCCAGCACCGCGGTCGCGGTGCGGACGACGGCGCCGGGCACGACGCCAACGACGACCACGGCGGCGACCGCGCCGGCGGCGGCCACGGGGCCGACGACCCGGCGACCCACGACGCCAACGACGACCACGGCGGCGACCGCGGCGGTCATGGCAGCGGTCACAGCAGCGGTCACGGCAGCGGTCACGGCAGCGACGACGGGTCGGGCCACGACGCGAACGACGACCACGGTGGCGACGACCACGGCGGCAGCGGCCACGGTGGCGGAGACGACGACTGACCGTGCGCGGCAGCTCAGTCCGCCGGCGGGGCGAAGGTCACCACGACCTGCGTCCCGCCGCCGGGCGCCGCGAGCAGGTCGAGGCTGCCGCCCGCCGCGACCGCCACCCGACGGGCGATGTCCAGCCCCAGACCGCTGGACCCGGCGCCGCTGGCCCCGCGCTCGACGTCCGAGGCCTGCACCCCACCGGGCCCGGCATCGACCACCCGCAGGCGCACCAGCCCGGCCGACCGGTCCAGCCGGACGTCGAAGCCCGTTCCCTCTGGCGTGTGCGCGAACACGTTGTCCACCAGGACGTCCACCACGTCGGCCAGCTCCCCGGCGTCCACCGCGGCCAGCAGCGGTCCGGTCGCCAGCTCGACACTGACCCGGCGCCCCTGTTCGTCCGCCAGCGCGGACCAGAACTCCACCCGCTCGCGCACCACCGGGACCGCGTCGCAGCGGGAGTCCAGACCGCTCAGCACCGGACGGCGCGCGTCCCGGACGATCGCGTCGACCGTGCGCTGCAGCTGGTCCACGTGCCCGCGCAGCCGGGTCGCCGCGTCCTCGTCGAGCACGCCGTCGACGTCCAGCCGCAGCGCGGTCACCGGGGTGCGCAGCCGGTGCGACAGGTCCGCGACGGACTCGCGCTCCAGCACCAGCAGCTCGCCGATCCGGTCCGCCAGCCGGTTCAGGGCCTGCCCGAGCTCGGCGACCTCGGGTGGTCCCTCGACGTCCGCGCGGGCGTCGAGCTCGCCCTCGCGCAGCCGGTGCGCGACCTCGGCGAGGTCGGTGACCGGCGCGCTGACCCGACCGCCGAGCCGGCGGGCGACCAGCAGCGCGGCGGCGAGCAGCACCACACCGAGGCCCGCCAGGCTGGCCCAGGCCGCGGCCAGCCCGTGGTGCAGCTCGGCATCGCTGACCGACGTCCGGACGACCGCCGTGCCGTCCCCGGTGACGATCGGGACCAGGACCTGGGCGCCCGAACCCGCGTGCGCCGTGAAGGCCGCACCCTGCCGGGCGCGCGCGACATCGGCCGCGGGCTGGGTCGGCTCCGCGGCGCCCAGCACCTCACCGCTGGGCAGCAGCACCGACGTGCTGAACGGCGAGCGCTGGTCGTTCAGGGCGACGAGCTCGGCGAGCTGGCCCTGGTCGTCCACCGTGCCGACCAACGCCGCGACCGACTGCGCCTCCTGGTTCGCGCTGGCCAGAGCCCGGTCCTCCGACAGCGTCCGCACCAGCAAGCCGAGAGGGATCAGGAATGCCAGCACCACTGCTGACGTCGTGGCCACCACGAGCCACGCGATCTGCCGGCGCATCAGCCCTCGTCCGGCCCGGGTGCGCGCAGCGCCACGCCCACGCCCCGGACGCTGTGCAGGTACCGGGGCTCGGCCGCGCTCTCGCCGAGCTTGCGGCGCAACCACGACAGGTGCACGTCGACCGTGCGGTCTCCGCCGCCGTACGCCTGGCGCCACACCTCGGCCAGCAGCTCGCGCTTGCTGACCACCTCACCGGGCCGACTGGCCAGCAGCAGCAGGACGTCGAACTCCTTGCGAGACAGGTCGATCGGGCTGCCGTCGAGGCTGGCCTGCCGGGTCCGCGGGTCGATGGACAGGCCACCGACGACGACGGGTTCGCTGACCGGCGCGGCGCCGGCCCGGCGCAGGACGGCGCGCAACCTCGCCTCGACCTGGTCGACACCGAACGGCTTCGCGACGTAGTCGTCCGCGCCCGCATCGAGCGCCCGGACGACGTCAGCGTCGTCGTCGCGTGCCGTGATGACGATGACCGGGACGTCGCTCACCGCGCGCAGCATGGCCAGCACCTGGAGCCCGTCGACGTCCGGCAGACCGAGATCGAGCAGGACGACGTCCGGCCGGTCGTCGACCGCCTGCTGCAGCCCGTCCATGCCCCGGGTGGCGGTGGCGACGGCGTGCCCGCGCTCGCCCAGGCTGCGCACGAGGGCCGACCGGATGCCCGGGTCGTCCTCGACCACCAGGATCGTCGCCACCCCGGCACGCTACCTGCTGGTCGCCCGTGGAACCGTCCGCTCGACGTCAGTGTCAGGCTGGGCTCGTGAAGGGGCGTCGGGTGGTCGCGATGGCGGCGGCGTGGGTGGCCGTGGTGGCGCTCGCGTCGTCCTTGGCGTGGTTCGCGATCGAGCGCGCCGGCCGCGAGGTGCTCGCCGGGCCGGCCGTGGGCCTGGGTGACTCCGGGCCGTCCACCGGCGAGCCCGTCGACGCCGCCGCGTCGCCCACCTCCTCGCCCACCGCGTCGCCCACGGCGTCGCCGTCCAGCACCCGAACCACCTCGGCCCACCCGCCGACGTCCGCGACCCGGCCGGGCCTGCGGGCCGTCGACCGCAGCGCGCAGGTCACCGGCGGGTCCGTGGGTGTGCGCTGCACGGGCTCGACGGCGCGGCTGCGGTACGCGCAGCCGGCGAGCGGCTGGACGGTGGAGGTCAAGGACACCGGCCCGCAGCGGGTGGAGGTGGAGTTCACCACGTCCGAGCGCGGCACCCGGGTGCGCGCGGAGTGCGCCGGTGGCGTCCCGACGATCACCAGCGAGCCGCACGGTGGTGGGGGTGGCGGTGGCGGCGGCGGTGACGACGGCGGCGGTGGTGGGGACGGCGGCGGGTCTGGGTCGAGCGGGTCGAGCGGGTCCGGCAAGGGCTGACACCCGGCGGTGACGGCCACGAAACGTTCCGGCAACGTGGCTGGGGCACCGTGGTTCGGGTCAGCCGGGGCCGGGGGGCTGCCCGGAACTCGTGGACCGAAGGAAGCCGATGACCGTAGCCCCGGCCCGTTCCCGTTCCCGTCGTCGTGCCGCCGCTGAGCCCGTGGCGCAGACCGGCGACGCGCGAGCCGCCCTCTCGCTGGCGCGGCGACCCTGGTCGCTGCCCACCGCGGGTGGGCGCGTCGTGGTCCGTGGCGCGATGCCCGGTGACCTCGCGGCCGTCGCCGTGCTGCACGGGCGGTGCTCGGCGACGACCCTGCTGCAGCGCTACCTCAAGGGCGGCCGCCCGCCGTCGCTCAGCACGCTCAGCGACCTGATGCACCGCCCGCTCGTCGTCATCGCGCTGGCACCGGCCGGCGACGTCGTCGCCCTCGCCTCGGCGACCCGGGCCAGCACGGCTCCCAACGGCGACCCCGAGCCGGGCACCACCCTGCAGATCGGGCTCCTGGTCCGTGACGACTGGCAGCAGCTCGGCGTCGGCCGCGCCCTGGCGGCCCACGTCGCGGCGTCCGCGCAGCTGTTGGGGGTGCGCGAGCTGGTGGCGGACGTCGCGTCCCAGGGCCTGCCGCTGCGCCGGATCATGGACGGCATCGGCGCCACCAAGTCGTCCCGCAACGAGCGCGGCTCGCGGCTGCGGACCCGGCTCGACCACGCCGCGCTCGCCGGCCTCGGCCCGGTGTCCGGCGTCCTCGTCGCCGGCTGACCCCTCGCGACCGCACCCGTCCCCGCACCATTCGCGCTCCA
The window above is part of the Angustibacter luteus genome. Proteins encoded here:
- a CDS encoding ABC transporter ATP-binding protein, which codes for MTARQLPAVGLRARGWGWRHAGRLAWAVRDLDLDVAPGEAVLLLGASGAGKSTFLAGCAGLLGEPGARSADGVAVHENGGESTGSLTLDGVPAATSRLSGAVRAGLLLQDPDAQTVLARCGDDVAFGLENLGVPREQIWPRVDEALRSVGFRYGRAHPTSDLSGGERQRLALAGVLAMRPGLLLLDEPTAMLDPDGSRLLRDTVRDVLAVSGATCLIVEHRVQQWVDVVDRVVVLGADGGLAADGPPDEVLGRHGAALAAQGVWVPERYLPAAGVGRRTRSPRDDRLDGAALLAAQGLAGAPPGADAVVRDVDLTLHAGRATALVGPNGAGKTTLAHVLAGLTRPVAGSLTAAPALARGLSGPPHRWRARDLVTRIGTVFQEPQHQFVAATVREELAVGPRRAGRSAAQVDGRVDELLTRLHLRHLSQANPFTLSGGEQRRLSVATALATGPSLLVLDEPTFGQDARTWAELVDLLRELLDDGTGVLAVTHDEALVTALADDVHELPGPLTPWQVVSA
- a CDS encoding energy-coupling factor transporter transmembrane component T — encoded protein: MTVISLQRSHFDATAPLARANPVAKLVASTVIAFGLLLSVDVVTAGTALVLELLVLPLAGLTLVALLRRSVVVLLGAVPAGVAAVLFGVDSGATLLDLGPISITEGSLASGVAISLRILAIGLPGIILLSTTDPTDLADGLAQVLRLPSRVTLAALAATRLLGVMAADWRSMSLARRARGLGGDGPVGAVRAAAGQVFALLVLAIRRSTVLATTMESRGFGTDQPRTWARESRLHWVDVVVVLGSVVLIAVAIAAGVAAGTWHLLLT
- a CDS encoding MarR family transcriptional regulator gives rise to the protein MSDRTDLVDVLARLSFLVQGTLSDLAAEHGLSLAQVRLGGILRDHEPTMNELGQHLGLDKSSVSGLVDRAERRGLVVRRPSTSDRRVVHVIITAEGRALAEQVGAAFADQVETLTANLTATDRRALVRAAGRILIT
- a CDS encoding zinc-binding alcohol dehydrogenase family protein, with protein sequence MRVNAAVVRSFDEPPHHEGFDLPDPTGADQAVVDVLAAGLHPRVRSGASGRHYTSTGRLPLVPGIDGVGRLADGRLVYFVTDDDLPGSMAARAVIDTRRMVVLPEDVDVVRVAAAMNPAMSSWVALRRRVPIEPGQSVLVLGATGNAGQMAVQVAKRLGAGRVVGAGRNPAALALLAGLGADVTVALGEDDDAAAAMLAAAASEVDLVLDYLWAAPAASAMMALLRARADRSRALDWIQIGSVAGPTLELPSVALRSANLRIQGNGQGAVSTRAYVAELPSLVEEISSGRLAVNARAVPLADVEAAWTASDVPGVRTVLQP
- a CDS encoding HAMP domain-containing sensor histidine kinase: MRRQIAWLVVATTSAVVLAFLIPLGLLVRTLSEDRALASANQEAQSVAALVGTVDDQGQLAELVALNDQRSPFSTSVLLPSGEVLGAAEPTQPAADVARARQGAAFTAHAGSGAQVLVPIVTGDGTAVVRTSVSDAELHHGLAAAWASLAGLGVVLLAAALLVARRLGGRVSAPVTDLAEVAHRLREGELDARADVEGPPEVAELGQALNRLADRIGELLVLERESVADLSHRLRTPVTALRLDVDGVLDEDAATRLRGHVDQLQRTVDAIVRDARRPVLSGLDSRCDAVPVVRERVEFWSALADEQGRRVSVELATGPLLAAVDAGELADVVDVLVDNVFAHTPEGTGFDVRLDRSAGLVRLRVVDAGPGGVQASDVERGASGAGSSGLGLDIARRVAVAAGGSLDLLAAPGGGTQVVVTFAPPAD
- a CDS encoding response regulator transcription factor encodes the protein MATILVVEDDPGIRSALVRSLGERGHAVATATRGMDGLQQAVDDRPDVVLLDLGLPDVDGLQVLAMLRAVSDVPVIVITARDDDADVVRALDAGADDYVAKPFGVDQVEARLRAVLRRAGAAPVSEPVVVGGLSIDPRTRQASLDGSPIDLSRKEFDVLLLLASRPGEVVSKRELLAEVWRQAYGGGDRTVDVHLSWLRRKLGESAAEPRYLHSVRGVGVALRAPGPDEG